DNA from Lagenorhynchus albirostris chromosome 15, mLagAlb1.1, whole genome shotgun sequence:
GGGGATGCGCGCCAGGTTCTCGCGGCCCACGGTGGCCACAATGCGCTGGCGGCACAGCTCCTGAAGCGGCCGCACACGGCGCTGGCGCAGCGGGGCCCCCAGCATGCGGGGCGGCGCCGCCACGTAGTGCTCCAGCAGCTCGAAGAGGCAGTCGAAGCTCTCGCGGCTGCCGTCCAGGTGGAAACGGCCGGCCTGGAAGTGCACGCGGATGCTCGTGGGGCCCGAGGCCATCTTCACGCTGAGGGCAAAGAAGCAGTTCCGCTGGCGGCTGTCGCGCACCAGAAAGGTGCCCACGGGCTCGGCGCGCAGCCGCTCGTGCGCCCCGTGCACGCTCAGGGGTCCCCAGTAGAAGCCGCAGGCGTCCAGGAGAGCGCTGGCCCGGGTGATGCGCCGGTAGTCGGCGTGCGAGCGGAACGTGCGGAAGTGCGTCTCGCCCGGGGTCGGAGCCGGAGCAGCCGGGCAGGGCCGCGGGCGCGCAGGGGCCGCGGgcgaggaggaggaagaagaggaggaggaggaaggctcTGGCCGCCGTCGGGTCTCTGCTGCCGTGGAGATTGCATTGTCGGCTGCCACCTGGTTGTGTGCTACCATCCTACACGCGGGGCCGGCCGGAGGGGTGGGCCATAGCGTCCGGGGGTGCGCTGATGGGAGAGACAGGCTGTGAGCAGGGagtctgggtggggctgggcaggtgAGGGCCCGCGAGGCAACTTGGGAGGGGTGGGGCTCTGGGGTGAGCCGCTCCTAAAGGGCCGAGGGCTCAAGACCAAGTCCGCGCAGCCCTTTGAGCCTCAGTGggctcatctagaaaatgggctTCCCCGCTTGCGGACCACTTCAAGGCGGGTGGGAGCTCGGTGGAGCGGAGTGCAGCCCCCGAGTCGCTCCGAGTTTGGGTACAACAAGGGGGCGTGGAGAGGTGCCGGGGAGAAGCCTGCCCCGATTCCGGCCAACCGGCCCTCGGCTCACCGCCCCGTGACCGCCGCCTCCTGGCCAGGCCTGGAATTGGCGCCTTGTCCGGGCGAATTGGGCAAAGGCAGGAGAAA
Protein-coding regions in this window:
- the SOCS1 gene encoding suppressor of cytokine signaling 1: MVAHNQVAADNAISTAAETRRRPEPSSSSSSSSSSPAAPARPRPCPAAPAPTPGETHFRTFRSHADYRRITRASALLDACGFYWGPLSVHGAHERLRAEPVGTFLVRDSRQRNCFFALSVKMASGPTSIRVHFQAGRFHLDGSRESFDCLFELLEHYVAAPPRMLGAPLRQRRVRPLQELCRQRIVATVGRENLARIPLNPVLRDYLSSFPFQI